DNA from Pseudomonas putida:
TCTTCGCCATCTGGCTGGATCCGCGAGCCCGGGATCCTCAATTGCGCCAGCGCCTGCTCGGCCTGGTCGCTGACAACTGAGGGAGCTGAACATGTACAGAGCACTATTGCTGATAGCCTGCCTGGCGCTGGTTAGTTGTGGCAACGTCGGCGTCGAACGGTATGCCGCTGAACAACCCTCTCTCGATCTGGCGGCCTTCTTCTCGCGTCCGGTAAAGGCCTGGGGGATGTTTCAGAAGCGTTCAGGCGAGGTGGTCAAGCGTTTCGAAGTGCGTATCGATAGCCGACGCGACGGCGAGCGGCTGATCCTGGACGAGCACTTTCTCTACAGCGATGGCACGCGTCAACAGCGTACCTGGACGTTGATGCCGGACGGCCCTGGCCGCTGGCGCGGAACAGCCGGGGATGTGATCGGCCAAGCCCGTGGCGAAGTGGCGGGCAATGCGCTGAGATGGCGTTACCAACTCGATTTGCCCGTCGATGGAAGGCGCTGGCAGGTTGACCTGGACGACTGGATGTACCTGATAGACGACGACACCCTTATCAACCGCTCGAGCATGAGCAAACTGGGCGTGGAGATCGGCCAGATCACGCTGTTCTTCCGCCGTCTGCCGGAGGGCACACCATGAACCTGAACACACTCGCCCAGCGGGTATTGGCCGGTAATGTCCACGCTCTTGAACTGCTGTCACTCGAAGGAGGGTTTTATGTCCTGCGTGCGATGTCCGACACCGGTCCCATCACGCTGAGCGATGCGAGCGGACAGGCCCTTCGATTGCGCTCGACCACTGAACTGCGCGAGCTTCTGGCCAATTTGCCACCGGTGCCGTGCACGATGGTGCAACAGGTGGTGCATGATGAAATGTGCGGACAAAGCGACGGCCCCGCCGCGCCGTTGCGGATGCCACTGACCTTGGCCAGCCAGTGGTAGCCCGTACGATGCGCCTCGGGCTGGTACTGGGAGATCAGCTGTCATTCGACCTGGCCAGCCTCGCGGCACTGGACCCCGCCCACGATGCCATCCTGATGGCGGAAGTGGCGCAGGAAGCACGCTACGTGCCGCATCACCCCCACAAGATCGTGCTCATCTTCAGTGCCATGCGCCATTTTGCGCTCGCTCTGCGAGCGCGCGGCTGGCAAGTGCATTACGTGGCGTTCGATGCGGCTGACAACAGCGGGACCATCGTTGGAGAACTGCGCCGTTGGCGACGAATGTTGGGCGCTACGCAAATACATGTGACCGAGTGCGGCGAGTGGCGCCTGGAACACGCACTACGGGATGCGGACCTCCCGCTGGTGTGGCACCGCGATACCCGCTTTCTGTGCTCACGCGAAGCCTTCGCGCGCTGGGCGCAAGGGCGGTCACGGCTGCGCATGGAGCATTTCTACCGTGGTAT
Protein-coding regions in this window:
- a CDS encoding DUF3833 domain-containing protein produces the protein MYRALLLIACLALVSCGNVGVERYAAEQPSLDLAAFFSRPVKAWGMFQKRSGEVVKRFEVRIDSRRDGERLILDEHFLYSDGTRQQRTWTLMPDGPGRWRGTAGDVIGQARGEVAGNALRWRYQLDLPVDGRRWQVDLDDWMYLIDDDTLINRSSMSKLGVEIGQITLFFRRLPEGTP
- a CDS encoding DUF6482 family protein, which produces MNLNTLAQRVLAGNVHALELLSLEGGFYVLRAMSDTGPITLSDASGQALRLRSTTELRELLANLPPVPCTMVQQVVHDEMCGQSDGPAAPLRMPLTLASQW